One region of Chanodichthys erythropterus isolate Z2021 chromosome 17, ASM2448905v1, whole genome shotgun sequence genomic DNA includes:
- the LOC137004563 gene encoding olfactory receptor 1M1-like, whose amino-acid sequence MFLSQNISIVHPEHFFITGLTGTPYSTYYYIFLFIIYFISIIGNSIVILIIALHRSLHSPMYIGVFNLALADIGESNALIPSMIKIFFFDSQYISYNDCLANMFFVNFFITVQTYTLVVLAFDRFVAICLPLRYNTIVNNKFMAIVFLVIWAFNTFLVTLSTSLMTRLSFCKSNVVESWYCDYGTLLRLPCNDNSINKFIAVLIQAFFLVAPPFIIILSYVGIFIALCKITTWGGRFKALKTCVSHLLVVGSFFLPILCILIAAPTTNARIISGSLSIALPPMLNPIIYVLNTSKIKDLIRKVLNNKSAPIRGNVSK is encoded by the coding sequence ATGTTTTTATCCCAGAATATCTCGATTGTTCATCCAGAACACTTTTTCATCACTGGGCTTACAGGTACACCGTACAGCACTTATTACTATATATTcttatttatcatatatttcATTTCTATAATTGGGAACTCGATAGTCATTCTCATTATAGCTCTTCACCGGAGCCTGCACAGTCCAATGTACATTGGTGTATTTAACTTGGCTTTGGCGGATATTGGTGAAAGTAATGCACTGATTCCTAGCAtgatcaagatttttttttttgactcacAGTACATCTCATACAATGATTGTTTGgcaaacatgttttttgtgAACTTCTTTATTACTGTACAGACTTACACTCTTGTTGTTCTGGCATTTGATCGCTTTGTTGCAATCTGTTTGCCACTAAGATATAATACCATAGTGAATAATAAGTTCATGGCTATAGTGTTTTTAGTAATATGGGCATTTAATACCTTTCTTGTAACACTGTCAACATCTTTGATGACCAGACTTTCATTCTGTAAATCCAACGTGGTAGAGAGTTGGTATTGTGACTATGGAACATTGTTGAGGCTGCCATGCAATGACAATAGCATTAATAAGTTTATAGCTGTCCTCATTCAAGCTTTTTTCCTTGTAGCACCGCCATTCATTATAATCCTGTCATATGTTGGCATTTTTATTGCTTTATGTAAAATAACAACTTGGGGAGGACGTTTTAAAGCACTGAAGACCTGTGTTTCTCACCTTTTGGTAGTTGgatctttctttcttcccaTATTATGCATTTTGATTGCTGCACCTACTACTAATGCCAGGATCATCAGCGGATCTCTTTCAATTGCTCTTCCACCAATGCTAAATCCTatcatttatgttttaaacaCATCTAAAATCAAAGACTTAATTCGAAAAGTGCTTAACAACAAATCTGCACCAATTAGAGGGAACGTTTCAAAATGA